A part of Periplaneta americana isolate PAMFEO1 chromosome 17, P.americana_PAMFEO1_priV1, whole genome shotgun sequence genomic DNA contains:
- the U3-55K gene encoding U3 small nucleolar RNA-interacting protein 2: MSFFIRSKSSSIKASENNNGRYVKRKKKETNSQRQKKKKVTENGNIKHSTLGNEEIESDLEDETIDNALGVNLEFDSDDAGETAQDKKVRLAKLYLDEIEKEELQRAEAGIVDKDVIAHRLKEDYLEQAGKLRKTVADNYVGYNSDGIQMLRCKEHKLPITCLVLSSDNKFVYSASKDSAIVKWSLIDRCKVKCITRKQKGSPDSDKGHTATVLCLAISSDGRFLASGGENKTIQVWNPDSLEHIHTFKGHNGAVTGLAFRKGTHQLFSVSEDKAVKIWSLDEMAYVESLFGHQTGITSVDVLSRERAVTSGGRDHTVRIWKIIEESQLIYNGHVGSIDAVKLVNEEHFFSCGDDGQLCLWGTMKKKPLCTVNQAHGVSAENEQPKWISSIAALVNTDLVASGSHDGHVRLWKCDKGFRSLTPIVDIPVVGFVNAMAFTSDGDYIIVGTGQEHRLGRWWKEKEAKNGILIIPLSKRN, translated from the coding sequence ATGTCGTTCTTCATTAGGAGTAAGAGTTCGAGTATAAAAGCAAGTGAGAATAATAATGGCAGGTAtgttaaaagaaagaagaaagaaacaaacagtcAACGTCAAAAGAAAAAGAAGGTAACTGAAAATGGTAACATCAAACATTCGACGTTGGGCAACGAAGAGATAGAAAGTGATTTGGAAGACGAGACTATTGACAATGCATTAGGCGTAAATTTGGAATTTGACTCTGATGATGCAGGTGAAACTGCACAAGATAAAAAGGTTCGTTTGGCGAAACTCTACCTTGATGAAATTGAGAAGGAAGAACTCCAACGAGCAGAGGCAGGTATTGTTGATAAAGATGTTATTGCCCATCGTTTAAAAGAAGACTACCTAGAACAAGCAGGTAAACTAAGAAAGACAGTAgcagataattatgtaggttataacAGCGATGGTATTCAGATGTTGCGCTGTAAAGAGCATAAACTTCCGATCACATGCCTTGTGTTATCGTCTGATAATAAGTTTGTATATTCTGCGTCAAAAGATAGTGCAATTGTGAAGTGGTCGCTAATAGACAGGTGTAAAGTGAAATGCATAACGAGGAAGCAGAAAGGTTCTCCAGATTCAGATAAAGGTCATACAGCAACAGTGTTGTGTCTTGCTATTTCGTCAGACGGTCGTTTTCTCGCTTCAGGTGGTGAAAATAAAACTATTCAGGTTTGGAATCCGGATAGTCTGGAACATATTCATACGTTTAAGGGCCATAATGGTGCTGTGACTGGTTTGGCATTCAGGAAAGGCACTCATCAGCTATTTAGTGTATCTGAAGACAAAGCTGTCAAAATATGGAGTCTGGATGAAATGGCATACGTAGAAAGCTTATTTGGACATCAGACAGGAATAACAAGTGTTGATGTTTTGTCGAGAGAAAGGGCAGTGACATCGGGAGGCAGAGATCATACAGTTCGAATTTGGAAAATAATTGAAGAATCACAGTTAATTTACAATGGACACGTAGGTAGCATCGATGCAGTGAAGCTAGTAAATGAAGAACATTTCTTCTCGTGTGGTGATGATGGGCAGTTGTGTTTGTGGGGAACTATGAAGAAAAAGCCTCTGTGTACTGTGAATCAAGCCCATGGCGTATCCGCAGAAAATGAACAACCGAAGTGGATTTCGAGTATAGCTGCTCTTGTAAATACTGACCTCGTTGCTTCTGGTTCTCATGATGGACATGTGAGGCTCTGGAAATGCGATAAAGGGTTTCGGTCCCTTACTCCGATTGTAGATATTCCTGTTGTCGGTTTTGTGAATGCAATGGCATTTACAAGTGATGGTGACTATATTATTGTAGGTACTGGGCAGGAACACCGTCTAGGCAGATGgtggaaagaaaaagaagcaaaaaatggGATTTTAATAATCCCGCTGTCGAAGAGGAATTGA